In Falco cherrug isolate bFalChe1 chromosome 2, bFalChe1.pri, whole genome shotgun sequence, the following are encoded in one genomic region:
- the CLCN4 gene encoding H(+)/Cl(-) exchange transporter 4 isoform X2, whose product MVNAGDMNGSGNLMDFLDEPFPDVGTYEDFHTIDWLREKSRDTDRHRKITSKSKESIWEFIKSLLDAWSGWVVMLLIGLLAGTLAGVIDLAVDWMTDLKEGVCLSAFWYSHEQCCWTSNETTFDDRDKCPQWQKWSELLVGQSEGASAYILNYFLYIMWALCFAFLAVSLVRVFAPYACGSGIPEIKTILSGFIIRGYLGKWTLLIKTVTLVLVVSSGLSLGKEGPLVHVACCCGNFFSSLFSKYSKNEGKRREVLSAAAAAGVSVAFGAPIGGVLFSLEEVSYYFPLKTLWRSFFAALVAAFTLRSINPFGNSRLVLFYVEYHTPWYMAELFPFILLGVFGGLWGTLFIRCNIAWCRRRKTTRLGKYPVLEVIVITAITAIIAYPNPYTRRSTSELISELFNDCGALESSQLCDYVNDPNMTRPVDDIPDRPAGPGVYTAMWQLALALVFKIVITIFTFGMKIPSGLFIPSMAVGAMAGRMVGIGVEQLAYHHHDWIIFRNWCRPGADCVTPGLYAMVGAAACLGGVTRMTVSLVVIMFELTGGLEYIVPLMAAAVTSKWVADAFGKEGIYEAHIHLNGYPFLDVKDEFTHRTLATDVMRPRRGEAPLSVLTQDSMTVEDVETLIKETDYNGFPVVVSKDSERLIGFAQRRELILAIKNARQRQDGVVSNSIVYFTEDPPELPPNSPHPLKLRRILNLSPFTVTDHTPMETVVDIFRKLGLRQCLVTRSGRLLGIITKKDVLRHMAQMANQDPESIMFN is encoded by the exons ATGGTCAATGCAGGAGACATGAATGGTTCTGGCAACCTGATGGATTTTCTGGATGAGCCTTTCCCTGATGTTGGAACTTACGAAGATTTCCACACCATCGACTGGCTGCGGGAGAAATCACGTGACACCGACCGCCACAGAAAG ATTACAAGCAAAAGTAAGGAATCCATATGGGAGTTCATCAAGAGTCTTCTGGATGCCTGGTCAGGATGGGTTGTAATGCTTCTCATAGGACTACTGGCAG gCACGTTAGCTGGAGTGATAGATTTAGCTGTGGATTGGATGACAGACCTGAAGGAGGGTGTCTGCCTGTCTGCCTTCTGGTACAGCCACGAGCAGTGCTGCTGGACATCTAATGAAACTACATTCGATGACAGGGACAAATGTCCCCAGTGGCAGAAATGGTCTGAACTTCTTGTAGGCCAGTCTGAG GGTGCAAGTGCTTACATTCTAAACTATTTTCTATACATTATGTGGGCTctatgttttgctttcctggcagTCTCCCTGGTCAGAGTGTTTGCTCCCTATGCCTGTGGCTCTGGAATCCCAGAG ATAAAAACCATCTTGAGCGGGTTCATTATTAGGGGCTACCTGGGCAAGTGGACACTTTTAATCAAAACAGTCACCTTGGTTCTGGTGGTATCTTCAGGCCTCAGCCTCGGGAAAGAGGGGCCATTAGTCCATGTGGCCTGTTGCTGCGGGAACTTCTTCAGCAGCCTTTTCTCAAAGTACAGCAAGaatgaagggaagagaagagag GTGCTTtcggctgcagctgctgcaggagtttCTGTTGCCTTTGGGGCTCCGATTGGAGGTGTGCTTTTCAGTCTTGAAGAG GTCAGCTACTACTTTCCTCTGAAAACCCTCTGGAGGTCATTTTTTGCTGCTCTTGTGGCTGCCTTCACACTGAGGTCCATCAATCCTTTTGGAAACAGCCGACTGGTGCTGTTCTACGTGGAGTACCACACCCCCTGGTACATGGCCGAGCTCTTCCCCTTCATCCTGCTCGGTGTCTTCGGTGGCCTCTGGGGGACCCTTTTTATCCGATGCAACATCGCTTGGTGCAGGAGACGAAAAACCACCAGACTTGGGAAATACCCAGTCCTGGAGGTCATAGTGATAACGGCTATCACCGCCATCATCGCCTACCCTAACCCCTACACCCGGAGGAGCACCAGCGAGCTGATCTCAGAGCTCTTCAATGACTGTGGTGCCCTGGAGTCCTCACAGCTCTGCGACTATGTCAATGACCCAAACATGACTCGGCCGGTGGATGACATTCCCGACAGACCTGCTGGCCCTGGAGTCTACACGGCCATGTGGCAACTCGCCTTGGCTTTGGTGTTTAAAATTGTCATCACAATATTCACTTTCGGCATGAAG ATCCCTTCAGGCCTTTTCATTCCCAGCATGGCTGTTGGAGCCATGGCTGGCAGGATGGTTGGGATTGGAGTAGAGCAGCTGGCGTATCACCATCATGACTGGATCATCTTCAGGAACTGGTGCAGGCCTGGTGCAGACTGTGTCACACCGGGTCTTTATGCTatggtgggagcagcagcttgTTTGG GTGGTGTTACTCGAATGACAGTCTCTCTGGTGGTGATTATGTTTGAGCTAACTGGAGGTCTGGAGTACATTGTACCTCTTATGGCTGCAGCTGTCACAAGCAAGTGGGTGGCAGATGCCTTTGGTAAAGAAGGGATCTATGAAGCTCACATTCACCTGAACGGCTACCCATTTCTGGATGTGAAGGATGAATTCACCCACCGAACCCTGGCAACTGATGTCATGAGACCACGGCGTGGTGAAGCTCCTCTCTCTGTTCTGACGCAGGACAGTATGACGGTGGAGGATGTTGAAACACTAATCAAAGAGACTGACTACAATGGCTTTCCAGTAGTGGTTTCGAAAGACTCGGAGAGACTTATTGGATTTGCACAGAGACGAGAGCTGATTCTTGCAATAA AGAATGCAAGACAGCGCCAGGATGGGGTGGTGAGCAATTCCATCGTGTATTTCACTGAAGACCCCCCAGAACTGCCACCCAACAGTCCCCATCCGCTGAAGCTGCGGCGTATTCTCAACCTGAGCCCCTTCACTGTCACTGACCACACGCCAATGGAGACTGTGGTAGATATTTTCCGGAAACTCGGACTCCGGCAGTGTCTTGTCACTCGCAGTGG GAGGCTGCTGGGTATCATAACTAAAAAGGATGTATTAAGACATATGGCTCAAATGGCAAACCAGGACCCTGAATCTATCATGTTTAACTAG
- the CLCN4 gene encoding H(+)/Cl(-) exchange transporter 4 isoform X1 — MTSLLLQPYHPRKDAIKIFGTGLNDVALQPLAGFTSSLCYSRRVAEERCALLPAHCDVSHCNSPTTVFKESGTQMKAYPNMVNAGDMNGSGNLMDFLDEPFPDVGTYEDFHTIDWLREKSRDTDRHRKITSKSKESIWEFIKSLLDAWSGWVVMLLIGLLAGTLAGVIDLAVDWMTDLKEGVCLSAFWYSHEQCCWTSNETTFDDRDKCPQWQKWSELLVGQSEGASAYILNYFLYIMWALCFAFLAVSLVRVFAPYACGSGIPEIKTILSGFIIRGYLGKWTLLIKTVTLVLVVSSGLSLGKEGPLVHVACCCGNFFSSLFSKYSKNEGKRREVLSAAAAAGVSVAFGAPIGGVLFSLEEVSYYFPLKTLWRSFFAALVAAFTLRSINPFGNSRLVLFYVEYHTPWYMAELFPFILLGVFGGLWGTLFIRCNIAWCRRRKTTRLGKYPVLEVIVITAITAIIAYPNPYTRRSTSELISELFNDCGALESSQLCDYVNDPNMTRPVDDIPDRPAGPGVYTAMWQLALALVFKIVITIFTFGMKIPSGLFIPSMAVGAMAGRMVGIGVEQLAYHHHDWIIFRNWCRPGADCVTPGLYAMVGAAACLGGVTRMTVSLVVIMFELTGGLEYIVPLMAAAVTSKWVADAFGKEGIYEAHIHLNGYPFLDVKDEFTHRTLATDVMRPRRGEAPLSVLTQDSMTVEDVETLIKETDYNGFPVVVSKDSERLIGFAQRRELILAIKNARQRQDGVVSNSIVYFTEDPPELPPNSPHPLKLRRILNLSPFTVTDHTPMETVVDIFRKLGLRQCLVTRSGRLLGIITKKDVLRHMAQMANQDPESIMFN; from the exons cctctTGCCGGGTTCACTTCTTCCTTATGCTACAGCAGAAGAGTCGCTGAAGAGAGGTGTGCTTTGCTGCCTGCACACTGTGATGTTTCACATTGCAACTCCCCCACTACTGTCTTCAAGGAAAGCGGCACACAGATGAAAGCAT ACCCTAATATGGTCAATGCAGGAGACATGAATGGTTCTGGCAACCTGATGGATTTTCTGGATGAGCCTTTCCCTGATGTTGGAACTTACGAAGATTTCCACACCATCGACTGGCTGCGGGAGAAATCACGTGACACCGACCGCCACAGAAAG ATTACAAGCAAAAGTAAGGAATCCATATGGGAGTTCATCAAGAGTCTTCTGGATGCCTGGTCAGGATGGGTTGTAATGCTTCTCATAGGACTACTGGCAG gCACGTTAGCTGGAGTGATAGATTTAGCTGTGGATTGGATGACAGACCTGAAGGAGGGTGTCTGCCTGTCTGCCTTCTGGTACAGCCACGAGCAGTGCTGCTGGACATCTAATGAAACTACATTCGATGACAGGGACAAATGTCCCCAGTGGCAGAAATGGTCTGAACTTCTTGTAGGCCAGTCTGAG GGTGCAAGTGCTTACATTCTAAACTATTTTCTATACATTATGTGGGCTctatgttttgctttcctggcagTCTCCCTGGTCAGAGTGTTTGCTCCCTATGCCTGTGGCTCTGGAATCCCAGAG ATAAAAACCATCTTGAGCGGGTTCATTATTAGGGGCTACCTGGGCAAGTGGACACTTTTAATCAAAACAGTCACCTTGGTTCTGGTGGTATCTTCAGGCCTCAGCCTCGGGAAAGAGGGGCCATTAGTCCATGTGGCCTGTTGCTGCGGGAACTTCTTCAGCAGCCTTTTCTCAAAGTACAGCAAGaatgaagggaagagaagagag GTGCTTtcggctgcagctgctgcaggagtttCTGTTGCCTTTGGGGCTCCGATTGGAGGTGTGCTTTTCAGTCTTGAAGAG GTCAGCTACTACTTTCCTCTGAAAACCCTCTGGAGGTCATTTTTTGCTGCTCTTGTGGCTGCCTTCACACTGAGGTCCATCAATCCTTTTGGAAACAGCCGACTGGTGCTGTTCTACGTGGAGTACCACACCCCCTGGTACATGGCCGAGCTCTTCCCCTTCATCCTGCTCGGTGTCTTCGGTGGCCTCTGGGGGACCCTTTTTATCCGATGCAACATCGCTTGGTGCAGGAGACGAAAAACCACCAGACTTGGGAAATACCCAGTCCTGGAGGTCATAGTGATAACGGCTATCACCGCCATCATCGCCTACCCTAACCCCTACACCCGGAGGAGCACCAGCGAGCTGATCTCAGAGCTCTTCAATGACTGTGGTGCCCTGGAGTCCTCACAGCTCTGCGACTATGTCAATGACCCAAACATGACTCGGCCGGTGGATGACATTCCCGACAGACCTGCTGGCCCTGGAGTCTACACGGCCATGTGGCAACTCGCCTTGGCTTTGGTGTTTAAAATTGTCATCACAATATTCACTTTCGGCATGAAG ATCCCTTCAGGCCTTTTCATTCCCAGCATGGCTGTTGGAGCCATGGCTGGCAGGATGGTTGGGATTGGAGTAGAGCAGCTGGCGTATCACCATCATGACTGGATCATCTTCAGGAACTGGTGCAGGCCTGGTGCAGACTGTGTCACACCGGGTCTTTATGCTatggtgggagcagcagcttgTTTGG GTGGTGTTACTCGAATGACAGTCTCTCTGGTGGTGATTATGTTTGAGCTAACTGGAGGTCTGGAGTACATTGTACCTCTTATGGCTGCAGCTGTCACAAGCAAGTGGGTGGCAGATGCCTTTGGTAAAGAAGGGATCTATGAAGCTCACATTCACCTGAACGGCTACCCATTTCTGGATGTGAAGGATGAATTCACCCACCGAACCCTGGCAACTGATGTCATGAGACCACGGCGTGGTGAAGCTCCTCTCTCTGTTCTGACGCAGGACAGTATGACGGTGGAGGATGTTGAAACACTAATCAAAGAGACTGACTACAATGGCTTTCCAGTAGTGGTTTCGAAAGACTCGGAGAGACTTATTGGATTTGCACAGAGACGAGAGCTGATTCTTGCAATAA AGAATGCAAGACAGCGCCAGGATGGGGTGGTGAGCAATTCCATCGTGTATTTCACTGAAGACCCCCCAGAACTGCCACCCAACAGTCCCCATCCGCTGAAGCTGCGGCGTATTCTCAACCTGAGCCCCTTCACTGTCACTGACCACACGCCAATGGAGACTGTGGTAGATATTTTCCGGAAACTCGGACTCCGGCAGTGTCTTGTCACTCGCAGTGG GAGGCTGCTGGGTATCATAACTAAAAAGGATGTATTAAGACATATGGCTCAAATGGCAAACCAGGACCCTGAATCTATCATGTTTAACTAG